The genomic stretch GGTGAGGAGGCTGAAGTGTCCAAACACTCTATATTGAAAGTAGTTTTGGACTGGCAGGGTTTTTTGCGCAGGGCAGTGGTCCAGCTGGCTGCTGGCCACCCCTACGGCCTCGATGCGGATTCCGGCAACTAGCTGCGCACAGGTCACCGCGATCGAGGCTGCCACGAGGGCAAGGGTCAGGGTATTTTTATTCATGGGGTATGTAAGGGTGGGTAGCTTTCCTTGATAGCCGGAGGGGATTGGCTATCTCGGTCAGCAGATGGGATCGTAAAATGAAATACCCCGCCAACAAGATATTTTTTATACAAAAACAACTTTATGAATGGTTTTTTCGGACGATTTTATAAATAATACATAATTATTATCAATTAATCACTCCGAAATAGATCGCATTCATGGCCTCAACTATGGGAATACAGGCTGGCTTGTAGGCGCTCTGAAAGCGGCGACAGGCAACAAATGGCACCATCCTGGAAGTCAGATTTAGTTCATTTTTAATTGAACTTCGAAGCAAGGATTTCGATAAAAATGATTAATATTGATTTAATAAAGTACCTGGAAGTCAAACTTGCCTGATAGAACGGCAAGCGTGATGTACAAGGTTCCAATAGATGAGGGGCGCAAAAAAGCCGTGCTGTCACGAGGACACCACGGCTTGGGAAAGGTTGAATGGAGGGGGTGGGAGCTGCCTATGAATGAACGGGAAGGTTCGCAGGGCAGGGGGGGCGACGGGCGACCGCTTGTTGGTCAGACATTGAAGCGGAACTCGATCACGTCGCCGTCCTTGACCACATATTCCTTGCCCTCGATGCGGAGTTTTCCAGCTTCGCGGGCGGCTGCTTTGGAGCCGGCCGCCACGAGATCCTCGAAGGCCACCACCTCGGCAGCGATGAAGCCCCGCTCGAAGTCCCCGTGGATGACACCGGCTGCGGCCGGTGCCTTGTCGCCGTGGCGGATCGTCCAGGCGCGGGTTTCCTTTTCCCCGCTGGTGATATAGGTACGGAGGCCAAGCAGATGGTAAACGGCACGGATCAGGGTGGAGACACCCGAATCGGTGATCCCCATGTCGGCAAGGAACTCGGTGGCTTCCGCGGGATCGAGTTCAACGAGCTCCTCCTCAATACGGGCGGAGATGACCACCGCTTCGGCATCGTGGGATGCGGCGGCATATTCCCGGACCTTGGCCACCATGGCATGGCTGTCCGGCGCTTTCTGGGCATCGGCAAGCTCGTCTTCGGCCACGTTGCAGGCAAAGATGGTGCGTTTGGAGGAAAGCAGGAAAAAGTCGCGCAAGGTAAGTTGTTCATCCTTGGTGAGCTCCAGGGTCAGGGCTGGTTTGCCGGCGTCGAGGTGGGGCAGCAGTTTGTCGATGAGCTCCACTTCTTTTTTCGACTCCTTGTCGCCACTCTTGGCTTTTTTCGCACGGGAGACCTTGCGTTTTTCCAAGGCGGCCATATCGGCGAGGATCAGCTCCGAGTTGATGATCTCGATATCGCGGATGGGATCGACGCTGCCCAGCTCGTGGATGATGTCGTCGTTGTCAAAACAGCGCACCACCTGCACGATGGCATCGACTTCACGGATGTTGGCGAGAAACTTGTTCCCAAGGCCGGCACCTTCAGAAGCTCCTTCGACCAGACCGGCGATATCAACGAATTCAATTGCCGCCGGGATGATTTTCTGGGTTTTGCTGATCTCGGCCAGCACGCCGAGCCGGTCGTCGGGCACGGTGACGACACCGATGTTCGGGTCGATGGTACAAAACGGGTAGTTGGCAGCCTCCGCATTGCGGGTGCGGGTGACTGCGTTGAAGAGTGTCGATTTTCCGACGTTGGGGAGGCCTACGATTCCTGCTTTCAGCATGGCGCGGGACGCTAGGTGGAAAACCGACAATTGCAATCCGTATGTTTTGAAAAATGTGATCCTGACCGTTGGCCGTCGGTCGACCTGGCCCGGGACGCCGCTTGGGTTCCTTCCAGCCCAGGGGATGGAATAAAAAAACCGCTTTTTAAGAAATCTGATTGACATCAAAAGGTGGATTGAGTAGAGACGTGACTACGCATACGGAAAATCGTTCCGCCGGGGACGCTTCCCCAATCCATCACCAGACAGCGCAATAACCACTTTTTCACTTCTCCGGGCGTGCCTACGACCCGATCTAACAAAAAACAAAACACGTAAAATAAAACACAACAATGAAATCAAAGTACACAACCATAGCGGTCTTTCTTGTGACTGCCGGCTTGTCAGGAGCGGTCACCATAGTCGGAAGCACGGACTTCGAAAACCTGACTGCCGGCGACACCGCACTCAACGGCCAGTCATCAGGCGCGCCATTCGCAGGTGCCTGGGCAGGTAATGGAAATACCGTTGTCACAGCGGACCCTTATAATGCGGCGAACACGGTGGTTGCGACAACAGGTGGATCTCAGATGGTGGGAACCTTCGATGCCGCCACCCAGGCCGTTCTCAACGCCAGCTCCGAGGTCTGGTTCAGCATGGACATGGGAACCAATCACAACAGCGGCACCAACCGCTTCGGTCTCATGACGGACAATGGCGCGCTGATGGACAGCACCTTTACCATCGGTCAGCGTCTCGGCGGTCTCCAGACCCGGATCGGACCATGGAACGGCAATGCTCCGGATCTGACGGGTGGAGGCGCTGTCGACGGAGCCTGTGAGGTGATCACCACTAATGGATGGACCGCCAACACTGCATACACCCTGGTGGGCAGGATCACCGTGGACCGCACGCTTGGTGGCACGGAGTCCCTTGAGTTCTGGCAGGTGGCTGCGGGCACATTCGACTACAACAATCCGGGCAGCGCATACATCACCATGACGGGGATCGATCTGATCGAGCCCACCACCCAGATCACCGGTTTTGTGATCGATGGCAACCAGGGCGGGAATGCTTATGATAACCTGACAGTGCTTGTCCCCGAGCCCAGTTCGGCCCTGCTGCTTGGTCTCGGTGCCCTGGGCTTTGCCCTGCGCCGCCGCCGCAATGGCTGAGTTCATGCCCCTATTACAACTTTCCGGGTGCATGCATGCTACCCGAACTAACAAAAAACAAAATGAACAAAATGAACAAAATGAACAAAATGAACAAAATGAACAAAATGAATTATCTCAAGCCCATCCTTGCGGTGCAGCTTTGTGCATTGGGAATGGCCTCCGCTGCTATTACGGTAACGGATGATATGATACTCGATGCGCCAGGAACCATCGGATGGAATAACAACCATAATAACCCTGATGGATCTAATAATCCAACAGCTGGAAGCTATCTGGGCACCAGTCTCATCGACGGCACAAAACCGGTAGCTGCCGACATAGGTACTGCGCATGATGGCACTGCATGGGTCAAAAACGGTGGTGCCGCTGGAGATCTCATCACCTCGGGTTGGATTGTTTTTGATATGGGAAGCGAATTCAATTTCCAAGGCATGCTCTACGCGCAGCGTAAGGGAGATGGTAGCACATATAACGGCCAGTATTACGATGTCT from Akkermansiaceae bacterium encodes the following:
- the ychF gene encoding redox-regulated ATPase YchF, whose product is MLKAGIVGLPNVGKSTLFNAVTRTRNAEAANYPFCTIDPNIGVVTVPDDRLGVLAEISKTQKIIPAAIEFVDIAGLVEGASEGAGLGNKFLANIREVDAIVQVVRCFDNDDIIHELGSVDPIRDIEIINSELILADMAALEKRKVSRAKKAKSGDKESKKEVELIDKLLPHLDAGKPALTLELTKDEQLTLRDFFLLSSKRTIFACNVAEDELADAQKAPDSHAMVAKVREYAAASHDAEAVVISARIEEELVELDPAEATEFLADMGITDSGVSTLIRAVYHLLGLRTYITSGEKETRAWTIRHGDKAPAAAGVIHGDFERGFIAAEVVAFEDLVAAGSKAAAREAGKLRIEGKEYVVKDGDVIEFRFNV
- a CDS encoding PEP-CTERM sorting domain-containing protein, with translation MKSKYTTIAVFLVTAGLSGAVTIVGSTDFENLTAGDTALNGQSSGAPFAGAWAGNGNTVVTADPYNAANTVVATTGGSQMVGTFDAATQAVLNASSEVWFSMDMGTNHNSGTNRFGLMTDNGALMDSTFTIGQRLGGLQTRIGPWNGNAPDLTGGGAVDGACEVITTNGWTANTAYTLVGRITVDRTLGGTESLEFWQVAAGTFDYNNPGSAYITMTGIDLIEPTTQITGFVIDGNQGGNAYDNLTVLVPEPSSALLLGLGALGFALRRRRNG
- a CDS encoding PEP-CTERM sorting domain-containing protein translates to MNKMNKMNKMNKMNKMNYLKPILAVQLCALGMASAAITVTDDMILDAPGTIGWNNNHNNPDGSNNPTAGSYLGTSLIDGTKPVAADIGTAHDGTAWVKNGGAAGDLITSGWIVFDMGSEFNFQGMLYAQRKGDGSTYNGQYYDVWNMANVWVSNTDPGNPGGWDHNHADPAGTQVLTNHDLLKVTPVGATNTDGVLIQYDFDQSATGRYVIFEFSQLDENDVQQTIWGAGAKDLWLYGAPVPEPSTTMLLGLGALGFALRRRRNG